In Pedosphaera parvula Ellin514, the genomic stretch AAAATACTCCGACAGTACAAACTTGAGAATCGTAACTGGCCGCCCTGGCAACAAACATTGCCTTGGCCAGAAGTTCGTTTCGACTGGTTTAGCGTAATCTGGGCCGTCATTCTCATCCTGTTTTACCGAATCAGCAGCAGTAATGATGTGCTTAGGAATGCCGGTTGGCTGGACGCGCAGGCGGTTGCAAAAGGACAATGGTGGCGTCTTTTTACTGCAATGGAACTTCACGCCAACCTTGCCCATCTGGCAGGAAATCTCTCAATCGGAATACTTCTCCTTGGGTTAACCATGGGGCGCTATGGCACGGGAGTGGGATTATTAGCGGCATATTTGGCGGGCATTGGCGGCAATCTCGCCTCTTTTTTGATGTATTCCAAGCCTTTTCACGGCCTGGGAGCATCCGGCATGGTTATGGGAGCGTTGGGGCTGCTCGCGGCTCAAGCCTTTACGTGGGCGAAAATCAGCCACAGGCCCAAAAGGTTTCTGATCGCCGGTTTGGCGGCTGGAGTGCTACTTTTTGCCTTGTTCGGCATGACGCCGGGAACTGACATGGTGGCCCATTTTGGTGGATTTGTCGCGGGTCTGCTGATTGGCGCTTCCTTAACATTTTTTCGACCAAATGCTGCGCAAAACACCACTGCCAATGTAATCAGTGGTGTTCTTCTTGGATTAACCCTTGGACTCACCTGGACCCTGGCATTGCTGCGGGCAAAATTAATTCCTTAAATTCCGTGAATACTATAAGACTTGGCCGATGAAAGCGACGAAGCTGAAACCTGGCGTGCGCGTTACTAAAATTAACTGCCTGATTCTCCTGGGCTTCCTGCTCACCTCGTCCATCACCTATGCTTTTGATAATCGAGGTGGCCAATTCCTTGGATTCGAAGAGTTCTCCAGGTTTCGAAAATCTCAAGGCAAGCGCCCTGGTGAACTCGTATTGGAATCACCTGAAATAATTTCCCGCATTCAATGGAACGAGCTGGTTGCATCCTGGAATGTTGAAGTTCCTACAGGAACCAGTCTCAAAATCGAAGCCAGAGCTG encodes the following:
- a CDS encoding rhomboid family intramembrane serine protease; the protein is KILRQYKLENRNWPPWQQTLPWPEVRFDWFSVIWAVILILFYRISSSNDVLRNAGWLDAQAVAKGQWWRLFTAMELHANLAHLAGNLSIGILLLGLTMGRYGTGVGLLAAYLAGIGGNLASFLMYSKPFHGLGASGMVMGALGLLAAQAFTWAKISHRPKRFLIAGLAAGVLLFALFGMTPGTDMVAHFGGFVAGLLIGASLTFFRPNAAQNTTANVISGVLLGLTLGLTWTLALLRAKLIP